From Lycium ferocissimum isolate CSIRO_LF1 chromosome 12, AGI_CSIRO_Lferr_CH_V1, whole genome shotgun sequence, one genomic window encodes:
- the LOC132040781 gene encoding receptor-like kinase TMK4, producing the protein MASSSSSSSSFLILFFLSFFTLTFCDDAEVMSKLLAALSPTPNGWDSKTSFCKWKNVDCDKSSGTVTSINLDSQSLTGSLPSEINQLSNLKTLSVQKNSLSGTLPSFANMTTLSEIYLDNNGFTSIPQDFLLGVTSLTTFSISENGKLSPWQIPSYLTDSVNLGYFYASNASIFGVIPDFFDAFASLQDLRLSYNNFTGSLPNSFGGSEIRNLWLNNQDKGLSGTIDVIGDMSQLSQVWLHANSFTGPIPNLSKCENIFDLQLRDNQFTGVIPDSVMSLPKLLNISLQNNKLQGPKPEFRKEVNVEFGTTNSFCLDNPGPCDPQVTTLLEVASGFGYPPFLADSWKGNDACNGWSHISCGGKKNVDVVTFGKLKLSGFISPAFANLTSLRNLLLNDNNLTGSIPERLTTLASLQVLDVSNNNLSGPIPAFRPDVKFTTTGNLFLGKNISGGGGGSGGSSGSRPSSDDGGNSSGGKKGSTPSAGMIAGVVISVVIFVIVVLFLSYKCYVKRRHKRFGRVETPELSNEMVNFKPPPVVNGTNGYAGVPSELQSQSSGDHSEMPIFEGGNVVISIQVLRQVTNNFSEKNILGRGGFGVVYKGELHDGTKIAVKRMESGAMGTKGMNEFQAEIAVLTKVRHRHLVALLGYCVNGNERLLVYEYMPQGTLSQHLFECRELGYPILTWKQRVTIALDVARGVEYLHSLAQTSFIHRDLKPSNILLGDDMRAKVADFGLVRNAPDGKYSVETRLAGTFGYLAPEYAATGRVTTKVDVYAFGVVLMEIVTGRKALDETMPDERSHLVTWLRRVLVNKDNLRKAIDPTLDPDEETYESICKVAELAGHCTAREPFQRPDMGHAVNVLAPLVELWKPTRNEDEDSGIDLHMSLPQILQRWQADEGTSRMFDDLSYSQTQSSIPSKPSGFADTFSSTDCR; encoded by the exons atggcttcttcttcttcttcttcttcttcctttctcattcttttttttctttccttttttaccCTCACATTTTGTGATGATGCTGAAGTTATGTCAAAGTTACTAGCTGCACTTTCTCCAACACCAAATGGTTGGGATTCAAAAACATCATTTTGTAAATGGAAAAATGTAGACTGTGACAAATCTAGTGGTACTGTAACATCAATAAATCTTGATTCACAATCACTTACTGGTTCTTTACCATCTGAAATAAACCAACTTTCAAATCTTAAAACACTTTCTGTTCAAAAAAACAGTCTTTCTGGTACTTTACCTTCTTTTGCAAATATGACCACTTTATCTGAGATTTACTTAGATAATAATGGTTTCACTTCTATTCCTCAAGATTTCCTTTTGGGTGTTACTAGTTTAACCACTTTTAGTATTAGTGAAAATGGGAAACTTAGTCCTTGGCAAATTCCTAGTTATTTGACTGATAGTGTTAATTTAGGCTATTTTTATGCAAGTAATGCtagtatatttggtgttatacCTGATTTCTTTGATGCTTTTGCTAGTCTTCAAGATTTGAGATTGAGTTATAATAACTTTACTGGTTCTTTGCCTAATTCTTTTGGTGGTTCTGAGATTAGGAATTTGTGGCTAAATAATCAAGATAAAGGGTTATCAGGtactattgatgttattggaGATATGTCACAATTGTCACAAGTTTGGTTACATGCTAATTCTTTTACTGGTCCAATACCAAACTTGTCCAAATGTGAAAATATATTTGATTTGCAGTTAAGGGACAATCAGTTTACTGGTGTTATTCCTGATTCAGTAATGAGTTTACCTAAATTGTTGAATATTTCTTTGCAAAACAATAAGTTGCAAGGTCCAAAGCCAGAGTTTAGAAAAGAGGTTAACGTTGAATTTGGGACTACTAATAGTTTTTGTTTGGACAATCCTGGACCTTGTGATCCACAAGTTACAACACTTTTAGAAGTGGCTAGTGGTTTCGGATATCCACCATTTTTAGCTGATTCTTGGAAAGGAAATGATGCTTGCAATGGATGGTCACATATAAGCTGTGGTGGAAAAAAGAATGTGGATGTTGTAACATTTGGTAAGCTGAAACTTTCAGGTTTTATTTCACCTGCTTTTGCAAATTTGACATCTTTGAGGAATTTGTTATTGAATGATAATAATCTTACTGGATCTATACCGGAAAGATTGACAACTTTGGCTAGCCTTCAGGTTCTTGATGTTAGTAATAACAATTTATCTGGTCCTATACCCGCGTTTCGACCAGATGTGAAGTTTACTACTACTGGTAACTTATTTCTTGGAAAGAATattagtggtggtggtgggggtaGTGGTGGATCCTCAGGGTCGAGGCCCAGTAGTGATGATGGTGGAAATTCGTCTGGTGGTAAAAAGGGGTCGACCCCTTCAGCTGGAATGATTGCTGGTGTGGTTATATCTGTTGTTATATTTGTCATAGTTGTGTTGTTTTTGTCGTATAAGTGTTACGTAAAGAGACGGCATAAGAGATTCGGGAGGGTTGAGACTCCTGAATTAAGCAATGAAATGGTTAATTTTAAGCCGCCTCCTGTAGTGAATGGTACGAATGGATATGCAGGAGTCCCGAGTGAGTTACAGAGCCAGAGCAGTGGTGATCATAGTGAGATGCCGATATTTGAAGGTGGAAATGTTGTTATTTCCATTCAGGTGCTTCGACAAGTGACAAACAACTTcagtgaaaaaaatatattgggAAGAGGaggatttggagttgtttatAAAGGTGAATTACATGACGGGACTAAGATTGCTGTGAAGAGGATGGAATCTGGGGCGATGGGTACTAAAGGAATGAACGAGTTCCAAGCAGAAATCGCGGTGCTTACTAAAGTTAGGCATAGGCATTTAGTTGCTCTTCTTGGTTATTGTGTTAACGGGAACGAGAGACTTTTGGTGTACGAGTACATGCCACAGGGAACTTTAAGTCAGCATTTGTTTGAATGTAGAGAACTTGGGTACCCAATTTTGACCTGGAAGCAAAGGGTGACGATAGCGTTAGACGTTGCGAGGGGAGTCGAGTATCTTCACAGCTTGGCACAGACGAGTTTTATCCATAGGGATTTGAAGCCCTCTAACATACTTCTTGGGGATGATATGAGAGCCAAGGTTGCAGATTTTGGATTGGTTAGGAATGCTCCCGATGGGAAATATTCTGTTGAGACACGGTTGGCTGGAACTTTTGGCTATCTGGCGCCTGAATATGCTG CTACTGGACGAGTCACGACCAAGGTAGATGTGTATGCCTTCGGAGTTGTTCTAATGGAGATCGTCACGGGTAGAAAAGCATTAGATGAGACCATGCCAGACGAGAGGTCCCATTTAGTGACGTGGCTTCGCAGGGTCCTTGTCAACAAAGACAACCTCCGAAAAGCCATCGACCCGACACTTGACCCCGACGAGGAAACATACGAGAGCATTTGTAAGGTCGCCGAGTTAGCAGGCCATTGCACAGCACGAGAACCGTTTCAACGACCCGATATGGGACACGCCGTCAATGTCCTTGCACCCCTCGTTGAGCTGTGGAAGCCTACGAGAAACGAAGACGAAGATAGCGGCATTGACCTACATATGAGCCTTCCTCAAATACTACAAAGATGGCAAGCTGATGAAGGAACTTCAAGAATGTTTGATGACTTGTCATACAGTCAAACACAGTCAAGCATACCCTCAAAGCCTTCTGGATTTGCAGATACTTTTAGTTCAACAGATTGCAGATGA